The Microcebus murinus isolate Inina chromosome 4, M.murinus_Inina_mat1.0, whole genome shotgun sequence genome has a segment encoding these proteins:
- the TSPAN4 gene encoding tetraspanin-4 isoform X2, whose amino-acid sequence MARGCLQGVKYLMFAFNLLFWLGGCGVLGVGIWLAATQGNFATLSSSFPSLSAANLLIVTGAFVMAIGFVGCIGAIKENKCLLLTFFVMLLLVFLLEATIAVLFFAYTDKIDRYAQRDLKKGLHLYGTQGNVGLTNAWSIIQTDFRCCGVSNYTDWFEVYNATRVPDSCCLEFSESCGLHAPGTWWKAPCYETVKMWLQENLLAVGVFGLCTALVQILGLTFAMTMYCQVVKADTSCA is encoded by the exons CTGGGAGGCTGCGGTGTGCTGGGCGTTGGCATCTGGCTGGCCGCCACGCAGGGGAACTTCGCCACcctgtcctcctccttcccctccctgtcgGCCGCCAACCTGCTCATTGTCACTGGCGCCTTCGTCATGGCCATAGGCTTCGTGGGCTGCATCGGGGCCATCAAGGAGAACAAGTGCCTCCTGCTCACG TTCTTCGTGATGCTGCTGCTCGTGTTCCTGCTGGAGGCCACCATCGCCGTGCTCTTCTTCGCCTACACTGACAAG ATCGACAGGTATGCCCAGCGAGACCTGAAGAAGGGCCTGCACCTGTATGGCACGCAGGGCAACGTGGGCCTGACCAACGCCTGGAGCATCATCCAGACAGAT TTCCGCTGCTGCGGCGTCTCCAACTACACTGACTGGTTCGAGGTGTACAACGCCACGCGTGTGCCTGACTCCTGCTGCCTGGAGTTCAGCGAGAGCTGCGGGCTGCACGCGCCCGGCACCTGGTGGAAAGCG CCCTGCTACGAGACTGTGAAGATGTGGCTCCAGGAGAACCTGCTGGCCGTGGGCGTCTTTGGGCTGTGCACGGCGCTGGTGCAG ATTTTGGGCCTGACCTTTGCCATGACCATGTACTGCCAGGTGGTCAAGGCGGACACCTCCTGTGCGTAG